The Liolophura sinensis isolate JHLJ2023 chromosome 6, CUHK_Ljap_v2, whole genome shotgun sequence genomic sequence GTAACATAAACAGTGATTGGTCCAGCAACCACTGCTTAACGATTTGCCTGTACACAAGGAATGTGTAAATAGGAATGATGTTAGCATTCCAACTTTAGAGTCAATTAACCGTAATCATTCTTCATCAACCTTGGTGTTACCAGTTGTGAATGGAGTTCAATGAACCATTTCaggattgtttatttattttttcggattgctgtttaacatcatatttcacttacatattaTGTCCaccagttttattggtggaggacgCTAGAgaacctggagaaaaccactggcctttggcaggTTACTAACTCATGCGTGACATATGCCATGGTAGTGAAAGGCTAGTGATCTTCAGCAAATTTCATCCAAGGCCACATGAAGACAGCAATAACTTTCTAAGTATTGGATTTAAACGACTTCTTGCACATGCGATCTAGTGATCACCTTATAATAAGTCATAACCTTCTTCCCATAACGAGATTAATAACAGTCTAGGTGAGGAAATTATGGAGTTCCTcactaatcaatcaaacaaataagtaaatcaccAAGATGGGTGGAATAATACCAGTTATCTTCAATGATAGAATTCAAACTACACCATGCTCACCTTCTTTAAAAACTCTTCTTCTTGGTTTGTGAACAATATCTCAGTGTCTACAGCCCTGCCTTTCTTTGTGAGCTTTTGCTTGTAAGCTTTTGATAtcattaaataccaatcaaatttgTATTTCATGTTCTTCTTGCAAGCACTTTCCATTTCTTTTCTGAAACATGTCACATGGTTTATTTCAATATTATAGCCAAGTTCATTTACCTACTAAAACTGTTACACAATAAAAACACtgtaaaaacatttatacatgtatagctgtgaTACATTACAGGTGGTTCTGTCTTAATTTCTCAAGATAAGTGTATTGACTGCTTAGGATAAATTTTAAGTATGTATAAAATGATGTAAGTGTTTCCAAATCTCAACATACGCCCATCAACCTTGGCAGAATGAGTAAAGGACAAAGCCATGAATGGGAATTGGTTCTcatgaatgaaatatacaaGATTTGTCACATTTCTCTATCTGAAGGGAAACAAGaacgattccacaaagccagttttgactggCAACATTTGAAACAAGATTTCAGAGCTTTTTTTCAAGccatgtaaattaaaatcaaaaaaaattttgaacacCTCCTCAATGCTATCTTAAGACGCATGTGAGAAAATTCCAACTTCTAACACCAAAAACTAAACACTGTGacaatgtttaacattttgttgCAAATGTCTTTGTGGACTCAGACCATGTTCTTCAAATACcctaatgacaaaaaaaaacaaaaaaaaaaacgatccaCTGAATTTTAATAGGTTTCTTTTCTGGATGATAAAGAAATTTGAATCTGATTTAATGGTAACATGACCAGTCATTACTAACAGGCATATAAATAAGGTAAACAAAAATGAGGAGATATACCCtattttttcttaattctgtCTTACCTTAGGCTTTTAAACATGGGCAATGACAGCTGGGGAGGGATGTTTATAAATCTCTCGTTGATCACAAAGCCAACTTGCTTGTCCTCATCATCCAATATTGATttcagtctgtcagtctgttttGGCGAGACTTCCTGACATTTACCCATAAGCATGCTCTTTAATTGTTTGACACACTCCAATTcctataaagaaaaaaaagcattaacAACTGGTAAAATAGCCTATGTATAATTAGCGCCTCAGGAAAGTTTGGCCGCCAAAACAACTTTTCTAATATCCACAAAAACTGAACTTCATGGATAAATTGATGTACTCCTGACAATAACGACTGAAAATAACTCTGAACTGTCAACTTGTTTAATTTACTAATAAAGAAGATATTCAAGACCTTAAAATTACATTTGGGACTAAAGCCGACAATATTTTAGTCAAGCagagatttgtttatttatttatttgattggcgttttacaccgtactcaagaatatttcacttacccaacagcagccagcattgtgttgggaggaaacccggcagaacccaggggaaacccatgatcatccgcaagttgttgacagaccttcccccaTACGataggagaggaagccagcatgggctggacttgagctcaaaatgacagcattggtgggaggctccaaGGTCATTGTTGGGTGTTTGTGTGCTAACCTCATCAGCCACGGAGGACACCAGAGATTTGTATTTCATCTCTTTTCATAATTGTGATATATTGAAAAAGCAGGGGTATATCATCtagttaaattttatttgtatattaaaaagaaaatggagGCATGAGACAGGTTTGAACTCTCAACCTCATAGCCTGCACCAACCTTTCTTGAAGTTAAGTTAATGACAGAGGTAATTCCAAACACAGGATCATCATCGTCACTGTCTCCTTCATCATCTTCAGGAATGTCACTTTGCTGTAATGCAGGAAATCAATGCAGAGAGTGGTATTtacattagatttatttatttatctgagttTTATAACGcaatcaaagaatatttcacttccacttATGtccagtattatagtgggagcaaagcaggcagagccccgGGCAAACCCaagccattcgcaggttgctgacatgcCTTCCAACATACGACCCATGAAGACACctgcatcagctggacttgaactcacagtgattgcAGTGGTGAGAGGTCACTGTGCTGCTTCAACATGCTAACttctaggccacagaggcccttaTTGACGTTAGATGCTTTGTTGCACAAGTGCTTTCCCTGAAACCAATTATCACTTCAATAACCAGTCTTTTTCGTACTTCATGTAAGAATCTTGCTAAACCAGTTTGGCAAAATGAGCTTTCGCATGAACTATATGCCTccgaatattaaaaaaaaaaaaaatcctacagCCAGATAAAAAGTAaatgagtgagtgcatggggtttaacgtcgtacttaatttttcagtaatatgacgacgaaggaatcattagagtgcatataatgtgcctccttgtcgcaggatggatttccaccgctcttttatctaccgctgcttcaatgagatgacttaccgaaggctgtatattacagtataatatactgtatattacaGTATACGTTGTCTGAGAAATGCAAGATACAACAGACTTCAAGCTTCTTACCTTGACAATACTACCTATGTAGTTTTGTGACAGCAATGTGTCTGTCATCTCAGAGAGATTTATGTTGGCCTTGAGaaataactgaaaatacacCAAGTAAAGAGAATTAACTTATTTCTAAGCcaagataaaaatgttattATGATTATGACAACATTAACAATGTAGAATTACCAGTATTAAAAGTGAGCAACTCATACTGAAAGTAGCTGGGGCTAAACTAAAGACAACTGGACAACTTACAAATTTATTGGTAAGACAGCTGTGTCAGAACAGTAGAATAAAGATCATGTCTATTCAACAAAGAAACTAGCAACATCACATATATTTCTAGAAGACCATTAATTAAACACTATCCaagaaaacagttaaaatagttaatgataataataatgtgcATTTGAAACACTGGATTCTTTTCTGGTCACATTAAGACAAGTTGCATCACATGATCAAGCTATTCCCACTCATACTAGTGCCACACAAAGACTGGTACATTTCTGCATtccaaatgcatgtacacattattctgttaaagaATATGTTTGCCAGGCAGGCCCTGAAATGGATTAatcattatttcaaaaaaacatgtgaagatgacatcactgatacccaaTGGATCCCCCAAGAACATGACAGaccattgtaaaatttgatgtCTTCAAATCATTTTGGGTTGAAAAACTGTAATAAAGAAATAGGTCAATTTTCTGGTGGAGCCAGGGTCATATCTAGAAGTACACTGAAGTTTCTGATCCCACACATTAATAGTGACATTGTGACTATGcgtaaagaaattttaaaaattgcaactcaaaatgatgatTTCTAAGAGCTTTAAAGTCTGTGAATGAGAGAAATTTATATGACAACTTAACTTTATATTGGTAAATCATCATATTTTACTTGTTTctaatacagcttgtttaggTTGAGCAGCCAAAGGTTTGGAAGCCCAAACATTTTCCACAACGAAATGTGACTTTAGAATCTAGATGTGGCCCTAGGAGCTATTCAATGCATTTTCTTCAGACACATAGTTTACTTAGTGTTGATACCTTTAACCATTAACTGCACTGTCACATACCTGCTGCAAGAGACTTTTAATACCATGAAAGTCTGAAccttcaggtcttctggcttcAAACTCCACCTGTACTTCCTGGGggaagaaaaaaagatgaatATTCCCTAACAATTCCTACAGCAACATAAGTAATACATTTAATTCATAAAAGTACTGTActgattatttttaaatgataCAAAGCTGAAGATGAAacacttgtttttatttcttaatgccGAGTACATGAAAGTGGTTCAACATATAAAAGcacaaaaaagcttctcagctttcttcttggggcataAAAACGGCTTTAAACTATGGTTTTCCTATTTACGACCCTAGGGGTCaatccagaaattaagtagtgTGATGTGGTGACAAGGGTAAAAGTtgtcaaaacaattttactgGAGAAATCAATGCATGctgacgagtcattaggtgcatgtacatatactgtgtcttcttgtggcagggcaagtccatgccaccaaagcgctgccgccaatgaagtatcaggccgaagacaccagagatgacaccccacccagtcacattatactgacaccaagccgaccagtcatgtttctttgctctaacctctcagtgctaagtgcCAAGCGAgctagcaacaagtaccatttttaaagtgtttggtatggCCCAACCTGGACTTTGTTGGTGGAAGAGATCTAAGAGGGAGTGCTAAATTGGTTTGGCATTCCTTGTGTGTTCGTTGATGAtatcatttctgaaaatttctgACCTTGAAAAATATGCACGAAATTGAGGGGTtagtaaaaaatataaaatacgcctcaaaaatgattttgtttctCATTTCTTTCTGgtatgtctttttttattttcctcaaaaccatactcttcattttaatgtatcttttcatttatctcttaagctttgtggaattggctcAGGACTACAGAACAGTCTTTCACTGTAAAGAGCAGGCCTTTATTTTCCTAATTCTTTAACAGAATCTAAACGGATTTGCGGGAATTCACCAGAATCTAGGTAAATTCTTGTACCACAAAGTCTGCAGTTACTCCAAGTGAAAGTTTTAATATGTGGTTTATCAAACCTAAACAGTTTTGGGGATTCCAGGTGACTTAAATATCactatatttcattatttgtctGTTAGTTTATGATAAATCATAGTGCAATATAGGATGAAACCAACACTTAGGCGTTTAATTCCAAAATTCTGACTAGTTTACAATTTATTTTGATCTCTGCATGTTTGTCAGAATAGAGGTTctaatgtttgtatattttgaaaACTATCATTGTGACAACAACTCCCATCAAACAAAAGGCTCATTAGGGCAATGTTTATGGTCGTACGTTCACTTGTTGAGAGGACGAATAGTTATGAACTGGAAATTTGAGATGAAATGGTCactttgaaaattgttttgtggCTTTTTTACAGGAATCCAAGCAGATTCCCGTAAATTTGGTTTACATGAGTCATAGCAACAATCATATTCCCATCAAAAGTAAAGCCCTGAAGAGGCAATAAAACTGGCAGCACAGTACATTGTGAGATTAGAGaactaaaatataaatgtattgtacaaagaaaaatatttctttgatcCCTTAATCTCATTAGTATACCATGTTGAAGGTTCTGATGCTCCGATACAATGAACGACTGTTTATTCTAACAACCATACAGACTATTTATTCTAACCATTGTCAATGTCTATGGATTACCTGCTGCTGTCAGCCCCCTCTTTTGCCAACCTCACAACCCTCTACATCTAACACACTTTTCACTTGCTATGTCCACCAAATCATTTCTCAATCTTCTATTGTGTTTTAGCTCCGTGTGTAACTTTTAACGTATCATGAAGATGACAAATATTGTCGAAATATTAAAACGTCATATCTACAACTTCTCAGTTTTTTTCGGAGTATCTATACTTTTGCACTATATGGATCAACAAAATATCGGTACACCAGAAAATTCTTTCTGTTACAACTTACAGTATAAGAGGGGAATAACACTAACAGGGATGTGTACATAACGGTGGGGGTGTGAAACTTTTGTAAAGAAAGGCAGCTAACTATGTTTTCAGAATTGTACTATTGCACAAcacactacaacaacaacgaagcGGTTATTCCAGTCAACATAAATACATCTTCCATTGTTTCTGcttaaaactgttttatgtgGTGTATCCTACCTCATTCATTGGCGTTTCCTCTTCACTTTCATCTGACTGCATTTCATCTTCATTTTCGTCGCCGAGAATATCATCTTCGGACATATCCACATTTTCCGTTACACGTTTCTTTGAGGGCGCCGCCATGTTTGTTGTGGCGCGCATGTGGGTGGTATTATGATATTGACAGTCCTTGTGAAAGCCCGCCGCGATGGACAGCGGttataaaatgttattatgaaatgttaaatatcTGAAACTAAATAAAACCGGAGCGACAGCATTCAAATCCATATTTGATAAATTGCTGTATATAGTGGTGAAACATACACGATCGATTATTATAAGTACGGAATCCACTTTTTTCAACAGTGAAAAGTTTATattgtaaaattcatttttcaaactgtaaaattttaaaaaatgacgttttcaaattttgttttcccttGAAGGCAGaatgcaaaattgaaaagtGACCACATCATAGTCTGCTTACCGGTATAATATATACTGATGTTTCAGCTGGGGTTTATTAGCGCCTGCTATAGCCACGCAGATCGATTGACTTTAAAATGATAGGTTAATACATGATGGATCTGAAAACACGAgatataggtatacatgtatattcagttgGTCTACATGCTCAAGTAAATTAACCTTACAGGCTGAAGGGCTTGCTGGCAATAGACATACCTACTTTATGTTTCGGTACACTATATgctaggcctacatatattaaTGTCATGATAAAGATATAGGCATACACGTCTATAATGTTGCTTCTGAATTTCAGCACATgcaaataaacacataattaaaacataataaaaataaatcataaaacaaaatctaCGAATAGCTATTTAACCCAATTCATTATTATAGTTGGCAACATTGACAGTGGTTAGACCAATCAGTACTTATATCTAGGatacatataaaacaataataaaatgttCATACTTTGTTATTCATTTACTGGTatccgattggtgttttatgccgcactcaagaatatttcacttataccagaaCTCCACATAATGGACTTCTACTTCTACTTATTCACTTACTTCTGGTACACCTTTTCCACGCACTGCTGGAGAAGAAGCAAGCGTTATTTTTGCATCATttgataaaatttaattttggttTTTTGATAATTCAATATATAATTAATTAGCCGAATTCATTATTATAGTTGGCAACAGGGATAGCAGCTATGCCAATCAGTAAGCTACTTATATCTGGGATACATATAAAATCTTAATTACAATAATAAAACGTTCGTACTCTATATTATTTAGGCATATCATACTTATGATAAATACCTATCATTGATATGATATACACCGGTATATAATTTGTAGAAATCTGTTTGGAGAAAGACGTCAGCCGCTAACTACTGTTCCTGAACAATCTAAGGCAGATTTACCGTCTGGAGCTAATTAAgcgcacatatatatatatcaagctAACTATAATACACGGAGGCCGGTCTCACACAGGCCTTTTAAGTAGGCACATAGTTATCTGGGCCAATGCCGGCATGTCCCACTTTAGTGCTCTGTGTGGCCAAGTGAGGGTCGACCGTCACAGCGCGTAGCAACCAGTGTAAACTTTGATGTGTCACCTCGTACACGAGATTCAATACGATCTCTAACTCTGTcatttttgtacacaaaatacGGATGTCTGTCTTATCAGTTTTATTATGAAGAAAACATCGTCTTAGATAGCTATGACTTCTCCGATTTCGTGTGAAAGAATGTTTCGCCACTGAAAATACCAAATGTTTAGCGAAGGTTACTGACTATCGCTAGAGCGAGAAGGGAAGATGGCGACCAGTGCGAAGATGTCATTCAACTTCTACCAGAATGGAAAATACGGTACCATACCTCAGAACCCATCAAAAGACATGGAAGTTACACAGGATATGCATCTTAAAATGTCCAAAAAGATCGCACAGCTGACAAAGGTAAGATCTTTGACTTGTCAAGCACTCGGTGCCCAAGCTTAAAGtattgtaacaacaacaacatgtgactCTGATGTTCGCAGCTTTTTACTTTCATGTTTGAGAAAGGCTTGCAACTAAAACCTGTGTACCTGTTTATTACCATTATACCTAgatcagttatttttttatttcatggcCTGTAATGAAGACTATAAAACGTAGGCAAAACAGTATTTGATGGTACCAGATTATTAAATGAATGATGATTATTTAAGCTAAAATAAATAGTAAACTAAATTACAAAATCACGATCtttacaatattttactttaaagttGTATTAGCTTTTAGCATTTAATTTTGCACTTATCTTttgtaatttattcattttattttttttttacaattttagaTTTTGCTCCAAACTTATTAAGAATTTTGATTCCCAATTCAgtactacatatacacatttgatCGCTGTCTGTGTCATAGTTGGGGATTTTGCTTCAGTATTGATGCTTTTTTATGGTAACATTCACATTGCTGTAATAGCTCTCTTTTATGACGAAGTATGAAATGTAGTTTTCATACTGGGTATGCAGAACATTGTTTCAGAGTTACTGAACAATTTGATGTATCCGTTAAATATTACAACATTATTTCTGGGCTGAATTCAGGTAATTTTGCAGCTTAATGACAGAGGACTTAGAAAGTGATAACCTTTTACGTCTGTTCATTCCTAAATTGTCCAATAGTATATTTATCTGTGTGAGTCTTGAAAACAAGTTGGTGTTTGGAATGTGGACACATGTGTTTAGTTCCTGAGCCTTTCTTCTAGTTTCTCTGAAGgatatatttatctttttatcttgttcttgtttttcagGTTATATATGCTCTCAACACCAAAAATGATGAACATGAAGCTGTTGTGGCTGCTCTTAAAGAACACCATGAAGAACAGATGCAGCAATTGCTTGCAGAGACTAAAGACAAAATTGAGttgtataaaagtaaaatatgtaaCGAAACTGAGTACAGGCACAGGATAGAATCTCTTGAAATGTGTGTTGCACAGTATGAACAGAAGAGAAAAGATGCATTCTCTCAGTTTGAGACATTCAAACAGCAGGCTGAAAAGAGGGAATCAGCATTGAAAACAGAACATTCAGAGAAAATGTTGGCATTGTCACAAGAAGTTTTAGCAATGAAAAGAGACTTTGAAGAACAGCTTCAGAAATTTTCAGACTTGAAATTTGATGTAGAGAGTAACCAGCGTCAGTGTATCGAGGAACTTCAGAAGCAGCATGAGCAAGAATTACTCCAACTTAGAGAGACGTGCCAAGGAAAAGCCACTGACTTTGATTCTGAGAGATTAAAACTTGAAGAATTACACAAACACAACATTCTGAAACTGGAGGAGCAATATGAGGCTTTGAAGTCAGAAAAGTCCAAAATGATGGAAGACTATGAGGGTAAACTCAGCAAGGCAAAAGCCTTTTATGAAAATGAACTGAGTGTCTTCAAAAATGCACAGTCTTCCAGTTTTGAGAAAGAACTTGAGGCTTTACGCCTGGAGCAGAGTAAAATGAAGAAAGACTTCGCATTCCAAGAATCTGAGTTAAAACAGAGAATAGACAGTTTGATTGAGCAACTATCAACGAGTGAAGATGAAATTAGCTCCTACAAACAACAGTTGGAAATGTTGCAGCTATCTGTGACAGGCAAAGATACGGGAATGACTGAGCTAAATAAACAGGTAAATGCTTTTGTCATCAATTTATGTTACATCTGGAGTAAAGATAGTTTGGATTCCTTGTAGAATGAATTGCCGTGCACATTTTTCCGGTATGTCACATGAAACCTGAACATAGTTAATTTTAGGTTCTTCTTATTTAGTTAATTGCTATTTTTTTTGATAGcgtttacacatacatacatgtaccttggccAGTAATAGTTACACTGGTACGCATGTCTGATGACTTGATTCATGATTCATTGGAGTAGAAAACAAGCCAGGGGCCAATTCAACTAAGCTTGAAGGATGGAAGATAAGGTACAAGTATTATAAAAAGAAGAGTATATGGTTTtatggaaaaataaagaaagacatGCCTAAAAAATAAGAACataatcttttttgtttttaggcaTATGTTTTTGGTTTCATAATAAAGcctatattttatgcatattttctgccagttgtcaagaatatttggaAATAATGAAATTGATGAACATACTGTGAAGGCAGAACCAGCCTAGTGGGCCCAATTTGGGCTCTCCCTCCCAACAAAGTTGTGTGACAGCTATTGCCATTAGTGTCACCATGACTGGCCACTAAATATCTTCAGATAACCACTGGGgctttaggaaaactgtagtttaaagccatttttacactaCAAAGAAAAAAGCTGAGAAATATTTCTATACTATTCTA encodes the following:
- the LOC135468358 gene encoding protein BCCIP homolog; translation: MRATTNMAAPSKKRVTENVDMSEDDILGDENEDEMQSDESEEETPMNEEVQVEFEARRPEGSDFHGIKSLLQQLFLKANINLSEMTDTLLSQNYIGSIVKQSDIPEDDEGDSDDDDPVFGITSVINLTSRKELECVKQLKSMLMGKCQEVSPKQTDRLKSILDDEDKQVGFVINERFINIPPQLSLPMFKSLRKEMESACKKNMKYKFDWYLMISKAYKQKLTKKGRAVDTEILFTNQEEEFLKKHTSVMFDYSVSHERDGVVEGGWDADEDMEALRSVLVFTADKLDQFITELEAELQ